A stretch of Podospora bellae-mahoneyi strain CBS 112042 chromosome 5, whole genome shotgun sequence DNA encodes these proteins:
- the APC11 gene encoding ubiquitin-protein ligase Anaphase Promoting Complex (EggNog:ENOG503P57Q; COG:O), protein MKVKIKRWNAVATWRWDLPEDDLCGICQNPFDNTCPACKYPGDDCILLSGKCGHNFHMHCILEWMKQDSAKGQCPMCRQRFEWADQTNQTMRDAAQALASV, encoded by the exons ATGAaggtcaagatcaagagGTGGAACGCGGTCGCGACATGGCGATGGGATCTTCCCGAAGATGATCTTTGCGGTATCTGCCAGAACCCCTTTGACAACACATGCCCTGCCTGCAAATATCCCGGCGATGACTGCATCCTTT TATCTGGAAAATGCGGACACAACTTTCACATG CACTGCATTCTGGAGTGGATGAAGCAAGACTCAGCCAAGGGACAATGTCCGATGTGCCGACAGA GGTTTGAATGGGCCGACCAAACGAACCAGACGATGAGGGATGCAGCACAGGCTTTGGCCAGTGTGTAG
- a CDS encoding hypothetical protein (EggNog:ENOG503P4DQ) has product MTGPAFERPSSAAAGYHASSIPPSPRPSVTVRASRSSLRRDRDSHDSGAYPRPASAALSHETSHDEPMYRPPSSSSPPQPQPAPQPTFSPPFVLLTSTSHALSRQTIHHPAVRYIFADDDPDILSAELTQYHYTKQDGSEDKTGPGHRAVIIDMDQREGDIGFEVAWASSLSPDWAVISASMAKMDGGGGGLVLKVEGMSLEPPISLAASSTTGKMQASEAGDMHFSGASGEGQQRRPQPKQSPSSSDEYAALLQDFEKRMAVLRNVAEVGAERQRIMREHDHGGMAPEVSAGHQFAPTVEGSDRLQD; this is encoded by the coding sequence ATGACCGGTCCCGCTTTCGAACGACCCAGCTCCGCTGCTGCAGGTTACCACGCCTCTTCCATCCCCCCGAGCCCGCGTCCATCTGTCACTGTCAGGGCCAGCAGATCCAGTCTACGTCGCGACCGGGATAGCCATGATTCCGGCGCCTATCCACGGCCTGCGTCTGCAGCTCTCTCACATGAGACATCTCATGATGAACCCATGTACCgtccgccatcctcctcctctccgccacaACCGCAGCCTGCGCCCCAACCGACATTCTCCCCGCCCTTTGTGCTCCTCACTTCCACCTCGCATGCTTTGAGCAGGCAGACCATTCACCATCCGGCGGTTCGGTACATTTTTGCCGATGACGATCCAGATATCTTGTCTGCCGAGCTGACGCAGTACCACTATACAAAACAAGACGGCAGCGAGGATAAAACTGGTCCCGGTCACCGTGCCGTCATCATAGATATGGATCAACGAGAGGGCGATATTGGGTTTGAAGTAGCCTGGGCAAGCAGCCTATCGCCTGACTGGGCTGTCATATCAGCAAGCATGGCCAAGAtggacggcggcggcgggggacTGGTATTAAAGGTAGAAGGAATGAGTCTCGAGCCGCCCATATCTTTGGCcgcttcatcaacaacggGAAAAATGCAGGCTTCTGAAGCTGGTGATATGCACTTTTCCGGCGCGAGCGGTGAAGGGCAGCAACGCcgtccccagccaaaacaaagcccatcatcgtcaGATGAATATGCAGCGTTGCTCCAGGACTTTGAGAAGCGGATGGCGGTTCTACGGAATGTGGCTGAGGTGGGTGCAGAGAGACAGCGAATAATGCGGGAGCATGATCATGGTGGCATGGCTCCTGAGGTCTCAGCGGGCCATCAATTTGCTCCTACAGTTGAGGGCTCAGACCGCTTGCAAGACTGA
- a CDS encoding hypothetical protein (EggNog:ENOG503NVFN; BUSCO:EOG09263FGN; COG:V), which produces MASLFILRPLRVSLPRSGSQQLRQPAAKAAGVRRSFSSYLVTPQELAEALKKAPPSPISSEPRVIPLCASWFLPNDPEGRTGIDVFREKRIPKARFFDLDKVIDKHSEYPHMLPTPKGFAAAMSELGIRHEDTVVVYDSKELGIFSAPRVGWTLKTFGHPRVHILNNFRLWVEQGLPTESGNVWTVECGTYPIPEMDEAKVAHFEDVREVALDYNKEGAEGVQILDARSYGRWSGKDPEPRPGLSSGHMPGSINIPFDAVLDHQTKAFLPVDKLKQVFKEKGVDPTKPIISSCGTGVTACVLETALNEAQYGSPETRKVYDGSWTEWAQRVKPSDSLIRTVEQHSE; this is translated from the exons ATGGCTTCTCTCTTTATACTTCGCCCGTTACGGGTTTCGCTGCCTCGATCTGGCTCGCAGCAGCTTCGTCAGCCAGCCGCCAAAGCCGCGGGGGTGCGCCGATCTTTTTCCAGCTATCTTGTGACTCCCCAAGAACTTGCCGAAGCCCTCAAGAAGGCCCCTCCTTCGCCCATCTCGTCCGAGCCCCGCGTTATTCCTCTGTGTGCCTCGTGGTTTCTGCCAAACGACCCGGAAGGCCGGACAGGTATCGACGTCTTTCGAGAGAAGCGAATTCCAAAAGCCCGGTTCTTTGATCTGGACAAGGTGATCGACAAGCACAGCGAATACCCACACAtgctcccaaccccaaaaggCTTCGCTGCGGCCATGAGCGAGCTGGGCATCCGGCACGAGGACACAGTGGTTGTATACGATAGCAAGGAGTTGGGAATATTCAGTGCGCCTCGAGTCGGCTGGACATTGAAGACGTTTGGCCACCCACGGGTGCATATTTTGAACAACTTCAGGTTATGGGTAGAACAGGGTCTGCCAACTGAGTCGGGGAATGTATGGACTGTCGAGTGCGGCACGTACCCCATCCCCGAAATGGACGAAGCGAAAGTGGCACACTTTGAGGATGTGCGAGAGGTAGCTCTTGATTACAACAAGGAGGGCGCTGAGGGCGTCCAAATTCTGGATGCAAGATCATATGGCCGTTGGTCCGGCAAGGACCCTGAGCCAAGACCGGGGCTTTCTTCGGGACACATGCCCGGCTCCATCAACATTCCCTTTGACGCTGTCTTGGATCACCAGACCAAGGCCTTCCTTCCTGTAGACAAGCTGAAGCAGGTTTTCAAGGAAAAGGGCGTTGACCCGACAAAACCCATCATCTCAAGTTGTGGCACGGGAGTGACAGCATGTGTGCTCGAGACGGCGCTCAACGAGGCCCAGTATGGCTCTCCAGAGACAAGGAAGGTCTACGACGGGAGCTGGAC GGAATGGGCCCAGAGAGTGAAGCCCTCGGATTCGCTGATTCGCACCGTGGAGCAACACAGCGAGTGA